A single window of Xylocopa sonorina isolate GNS202 chromosome 5, iyXylSono1_principal, whole genome shotgun sequence DNA harbors:
- the LOC143423910 gene encoding uncharacterized protein LOC143423910 isoform X3, giving the protein MDPATVIALCKENIQPLRYGRNATQLGTALRAQEDADAQQLLLQEKQMYEDAIKNYEGDDPLECWYEYILWVEQSYPKSGHECHIGKLLQQCLSIFEKETKYHQDRRYIRLWINYISMQKNPIELYQLLHNNGIGTMVADMYRAWAFELEQIEDYKRADEIYLMGLSALAEPQDELDYAHKNFQLAVGRKTLGRADDRNEMSLLEQRQAFSSLRAIRAGKKVSNVRTGHRVREHYPGTIPQISSTMHNSSKSNTRIQIYQDNMSVEVKSSSILDHVPVEDTVHKENTIKPGPWNSGSKRCPLMTSTIKPAFKVHEDQPDDFNAEKLRLFPNHTYFFDGSKYPEHSTVPVYVPDLPNPNITLKPHYPKELVYANDMDRSMEEIRAQLYIQRAQSFKKKLDVPSIREADHQVHLKSFQSEHQRHDISLQELQRQRLEFEQQELTERQRKMEQQRREAEQLELDRQRLQAEQQELQRQQYEAENQALQTQRREAEQRELERLEAERIEAERIEAERIEAERLEAQRMEAELNSQRKLQSNFMHQHHTSSLNTDPEEHLLGQSLTLNTKEAISVVQDMWRSPDAVPITPNFRNPMTPRIPDAKTKLAFDIHMDSSMTQHAMSSSKHHSGYNVQPYNDQENHQNYPTHQSYSNQEHQSPYGNPALHNTYQYQMQHHEQQAQQSHSRPHHSQHHQQLIQAHQQAHVVAHHHSLSHASHLQPHSQIQHHQSHPQHQPPHNQHLHHQSHQTHPHIQQMQHPVYGNMMPNDITYQQYPAQLESTLLHQNVEPQKQLHYPPYNEPDIETSKPYRMPPELPYIKSPGMNRRDIKYLESAEDKENAIVVDYNGPIEENMTPKPADENNLYIDESLGITPLTGNNDSCFTEAFNTQLTSSTPMTNHFRPPYKPIEGTSQYQNQCAAPQSTSEPVNVEAEDKLSVILESTREYISSSSSSSTHIRNTALGFTLTKEDLVPIKEHSIGREDGEDDTQDMTLSANQPYEQKLQAQIQAVHAQSPRTVQRNVDQITSEIKKNCDLRKSISFKLNEMGKEVKVDSMECEEHHEPMEEAEEETFQFPSENINPFDRNLIAGLLKKIKFPQPHHAEGYVRLNTNLNKLVPSSMITLGTEAYDLGKCLGKGTYGTVFQAVNLQTGQTVALKTQKPAWVWEFYITREIKSRLTNPHMLRGFMDVSMAYVANNSSILVSEYSKFGTLLAVTNQIKIATGKPLLEHLAIFFTIEILQIVEYLHKCQIIHGDIKPDNFLLMRLPTEDVRPTIQLIDFGCSIDMSLLPEKTTFTQIIKTEDFTCIEMQTGKPWTYQTDLYCLAATSHCLLFGNYMRVSNIGGRWFITSKIPRYAKRAAWEQFFTELLNIESCDKMPDLSKLRIMMEETLAQMTDAQQKFRNIVNILNKR; this is encoded by the exons ATGGATCCTGCAACAGTCATagctctttgcaaggaaaatatTCAACCGTTGCGCTATGGACGAAATGCTACACAGTTAGGAACCGCGTTAAGGGCACAAGAGGATGCAGATGCACAACAATTACTTTTACAAGAAAAACA AATGTATGAAGATGCAATAAAAAATTATGAAGGCGATGATCCTTTAGAATGTtggtacgaatatatactttgggtGGAGCAAAGTTATCCGAAAAGTGGACACGAGTGTCATATTGGCAAACTTTTGCAACAATGTTTGTCTATATTTGAAAAAGAGACAAAATATCATCAAGACCGTAGATATATACGTCTTTGGATTAACTAT ATAAGTATGCAAAAAAATCCAATAGAATTGTATCAACTTTTACACAACAATGGGATTGGGACTATGGTTGCAGACATGTACAGGGCGTGGGCTTTTGAATTAGAACAAATAGAAGATTATAAACGTGCAGATGAAATTTATTTAATGGGTTTATCTGCACTAGCAGAACCACAGGATGAACTGGATTATGCTCACAA GAATTTCCAACTTGCAGTCGGGCGTAAAACGCTGGGACGAGCGGATGATCGTAATGAAATGTCATTGCTTGAACAACGCCAAGCTTTCAGTTCCTTGAGAGCGATAAGAGCTGGTAAAAAGGTGAGCAACGTGCGTACAGGGCATCGAGTACGTGAACACTATCCCGGTACCATTCCCCAAATTTCATCGACAATGCATAATAGTAGTAAATCGAATACCAGGATACAGATATATCAG GATAATATGTCAGTTGAAGTTAAAAGTTCGAGTATATTAGACCATGTACCAGTAGAAGATACAGTGCATAAAGAAAATACTATTAAACCAGGTCCATGGAATAGTGGTAGTAAACGATGCCCACTAATGACATCTACTATAAAACCAGCTTTCAAAG TTCACGAAGATCAGCCAGATGACTTTAATGCAGAGAAACTAAGATTGTTTCCAAAtcatacatatttttttgatgGTAGCAAATATCCAGAGCATTCAACTGTACCTGTATATGTACCAGATCTTCCAAATCCAAATATTACATTAAAACCACACTATCCCAAAGAGTTAGTTTATGCTAATGATATGGATCGAAGTATGGAGGAAATAAGAGCCCAACTATATATACAAAG AGCACAAAGTTTCAAGAAGAAACTCGACGTACCGAGCATAAGAGAAGCCGATCATCAAGTTCACCTTAAAAGCTTTCAATCTGAACATCAAAGACATGATATATCTTTGCAAGAATTACAAAGACAGAGGCTAGAGTTCGAACAACAAGAATTAACAGAGAGACAGAGGAAGATGGAACAGCAACGCAGAGAAGCAGAACAGCTTGAACTAGACAGACAGAGACTTCAAGCTGAGCAACAAGAACTCCAAAGACAGCAGTACGAGGCCGAAAACCAAGCTCTACAGACCCAAAGACGTGAAGCAGAGCAACGTGAGTTGGAAAGATTAGAAGCGGAAAGAATTGAAGCCGAACGAATCGAAGCCGAAAGAATCGAAGCGGAGAGACTCGAAGCACAAAGAATGGAGGCGGAATTGAATTCGCAACGAAAATTGCAATCGAATTTTATGCATCAACACCATACATCGTCATTAAACACGGACCCCGAGGAACATTTACTTGGACAAAGTCTTACACTTAATACGAAAGAGGCAATATCAGTCGTGCAAGACATGTGGCGTTCTCCCGATGCGGTACCCATTACGCCCAACTTTCGTAATCCCATGACACCTAGGATTCCAGATGCTAAGACTAAACTAGCGTTCGACATACATATGGATAGTTCGATGACACAGCACGCGATGTCAAGTAGCAAACATCATTCAGGATACAACGTGCAACCTTATAATGATCAAGAGAATCATCAGAATTATCCTACTCACCAAAGTTATTCTAATCAAGAGCATCAGTCTCCTTATGGCAATCCTGCATTACATAATACATACCAATACCAAATGCAG CATCACGAACAACAAGCGCAACAATCTCATTCACGACCACATCATTCGCAGCATCATCAGCAGTTGATTCAAGCGCATCAACAAGCACACGTGGTCGCACATCACCACTCTCTTTCACACGCGTCGCACTTGCAACCACATAGTCAAATTCAACATCATCAATCGCATCCACAACATCAACCGCCGCATAATCAACACCTTCACCACCAGTCTCATCAAACGCATCCACACATCCAGCAAATGCAACACCCCGTTTATGGGAACATGATGCCGAATGACATTACTTATCAACAGTACCCTGCGCAACTGGAATCCACATTATTGCATCAAAATGTAGAACCTCAAAAGCAACTTCACTATCCCCCGTACAACGAGCCAGATATCGAGACCAGCAAACCATATAGAATGCCACCCGAGTTACCATATATAAAGTCACCGGGAATGAATCGTAGGGACATCAAATATCTCGAAAGCGCTGAAGATAAAGAGAACGCGATTGTCGTTGATTACAATGGACCAATAGAAGAAAATATGACACCAAAGCCAGCAGATGAGAATAATTTATACATTGATGAGAGTCTTGGTATTACCCCTTTGACGGGAAACAATGATAGCTGCTTCACGGAAGCATTTAACACACAATTAACTAGCTCTACACCTATGACTAATCATTTTAGACCACCTTATAAACCAATAGAAGGAACTTCGCAGTATCAAAATCAGTGCGCTGCCCCCCAATC TACTTCGGAACCAGTTAACGTCGAAGCTGAAGATAAATTAAGTGTCATATTAGAATCTACTAGAGAATACATTTCGAGCAGTTCCAGCAGCAGTACTCATATACGGAACACTGCATTGGGCTTTACATTAACAAAGGAAGATTTGGTTCCTATAAAAGAACATTCTATTGGAAGAG AAGATGGAGAAGATGACACGCAAGATATGACGCTTTCTGCGAATCAACCTTACGAACAAAAGCTTCAAGCCCAAATTCAAGCTGTACACGCTCAAAGTCCACGTACAGTGCAACGTAACGTGGATCAGATTACTTCTGAAATTAAGAAAAATTGTGATCTACGGAAATCTATAAGCTTTAAACTTAATGAAATGGGAAAAGAAGTGAAAGTTGATTCTATGGAGTGTGAAGAGCATCACGAACCAATGGAAGAAGCGGAGGAAGAAACTTTtcaattcccttcagagaatATAAATCCTTTTGATAGAAATTTGATAGCTGGtcttttaaaaaaaattaaatttcccCAGCCGCATCACGCAGAGGGATATGTGAGACTAAATACTAATCTAAATAAGCTTGTGCCTTCTTCTATGATTACGCTTG GTACTGAAGCGTACGATTTGGGAAAGTGCCTTGGAAAGGGAACGTACGGTACAGTATTTCAAGCAGTGAATCTGCAAACTGGTCAAACTGTTGCCCTGAAAACTCAAAAACCTGCTTGGGTTTGGGAATTTTATATCACTAGAGAAATAAAAAGTCGACTTACCAATCCACATATG TTGCGTGGATTTATGGATGTCTCAATGGCATATGTTGCAAATAATAGTAGCATACTAGTTTCAGAGTATTCCAAATTTGGGACATTATTAGCGGTAACGAATCAAATAAAAATTGCTACAGGTAAACCGTTGTTAGAGCATTTAGCCATATTCTTCACAATCGAAATATTGCAAATAGTGGAATACTTACATAAATGTCAAATAATCCATGGAGATATTAAACCAGACAATTTTCTTTTAATGCGTTT ACCTACGGAAGATGTAAGGCCAACAATACAATTAATAGATTTCGGATGTAGTATAGATATGAGCCTTTTGCCAGAAAAAACGACATTCACTCAGATTATAAAGACGGAAGATTTTACATGCATCGAAATGCAAACCGGAAAACCGTGGACCTACCAGACTGACTTGTATTGTTTAGCTGCGACAAGTCACTGTTTATTATTTGGTAACTATATGAGAGTTTCGAATATTGGTGGTCGCTGGTTTATCACATCAAAAATACCAAG GTACGCAAAAAGAGCTGCTTGGGAGCAATTCTTCACAGAATTATTAAATATTGAGTCGTGTGATAAAATGCCAGATTTATCAAAGTTGCGCATTATGATGGAGGAAACGCTAGCGCAGATGACAGACGCGCAACAGAAATTTAGAAACATTGTCAATATTTTAAACAAACGATAA